One window of the Dreissena polymorpha isolate Duluth1 chromosome 5, UMN_Dpol_1.0, whole genome shotgun sequence genome contains the following:
- the LOC127832043 gene encoding uncharacterized protein LOC127832043 — translation MEIRILAKTLPVSAMKIVVCFFALAIAYACAARCKQTSDCDPTVTACRNNTILHCLDFQCVCDSLAGVEAHECTVNSDCHDHIHDGVFHHCAHNGWQCINYDCQCTSGHGK, via the exons ATGGAAATTCGGATTCTTGCCAAGACATTACCAGTTTCAGCCATGAAAATTGTAGTGTGCTTTTTTGCCTTAGCAATTG CGTACGCATGCGCAGCACGGTGTAAGCAAACGTCAGACTGTGACCCAACTGTGACGGCATGCAGAAATAACACCATCCTGCATTGTCTTGACTTCCAGTGTGTGTGCGATTCTCTGGCTGGCGTTG AGGCGCACGAATGCACAGTCAACTCTGACTGCCACGACCACATCCACGACGGGGTGTTTCACCACTGTGCACACAACGGCTGGCAGTGCATAAACTATGACTGCCAATGTACAAGCGGGCATGGAAAGTAA